One genomic window of Solanum dulcamara chromosome 12, daSolDulc1.2, whole genome shotgun sequence includes the following:
- the LOC129877456 gene encoding 24-methylenesterol C-methyltransferase 2-like: MDSFALFATASLVAVGLYWFVCILGSAEQKGKRAVELSGGSIAKERVQDKYKQYWSFFRRPKEIEATENVPDFVDTFYNLVTDIYEWGWGQSFHFSPSIPGKSDRDCTRIHEERAVDLLGVKPGARILDAGCGVGGPMRAIAAHSGAHVVGITINEYQVNRARSHNKKSGLDSLCEVVCGNFLQMPFGDNSFDGVYSIEATCHAPNLEEVYREIYRVLKPGSMYVSYEWVTTELYNSDDPEHVEIIHGIERGDALPGLRTYSDIAEVARKVGFEIVDEKDLAKPPSNPWWTRLQMGRIAYWRNHIVVTVLSWLGIAPKGTVDVHKMLVETADYLAKGGEKGIFSPMHMILCRKPEERTLASHL; this comes from the coding sequence ATGGATTCTTTCGCTCTCTTCGCCACGGCTTCTCTTGTCGCCGTTGGCCTTTACTGGTTCGTCTGCATCCTTGGCTCCGCCGAACAAAAGGGCAAACGCGCTGTTGAACTCTCCGGTGGCTCTATCGCCAAAGAGAGAGTTCAAGACAAGTACAAACAGTACTGGTCTTTCTTCCGTCGTCCTAAAGAAATCGAAGCTACCGAAAATGTCCCTGATTTTGTTGACACTTTCTATAATCTCGTTACTGATATTTACGAATGGGGTTGGGGTCAATCTTTTCACTTTTCCCCTTCTATCCCTGGAAAATCCGATCGTGATTGTACGCGTATTCACGAAGAAAGGGCTGTGGATCTGTTGGGTGTAAAGCCCGGAGCCCGAATTCTAGATGCAGGCTGCGGGGTTGGCGGGCCTATGCGGGCCATCGCGGCCCATTCAGGTGCTCATGTCGTTGGCATAACAATTAATGAGTATCAAGTAAACAGGGCCCGATCGCACAACAAGAAATCGGGGCTTGACTCATTATGTGAGGTGGTGTGTGGGAATTTCTTACAAATGCCTTTTGGTGACAACAGTTTCGATGGTGTTTATTCGATCGAAGCAACATGTCATGCACCAAACCTCGAAGAAGTATACAGAGAAATATACCGAGTACTAAAACCCGGATCCATGTACGTTTCCTACGAATGGGTTACTACCGAATTGTACAATTCGGATGATCCCGAACACGTGGAGATTATTCATGGTATTGAAAGGGGTGATGCTTTACCCGGATTGAGAACTTACAGTGACATAGCTGAAGTTGCTAGAAAAGTGGGATTTGAAATTGTGGATGAGAAAGATTTAGCTAAGCCACCGTCGAACCCGTGGTGGACGAGGCTGCAGATGGGGAGAATTGCATACTGGAGAAATCATATAGTGGTTACAGTGCTTTCTTGGCTGGGAATTGCCCCAAAGGGTACAGTAGATGTGCACAAGATGTTGGTTGAGACAGCTGATTATTTGGCTAAAGGTGGTGAGAAAGGGATTTTTAGTCCTATGCATATGATTCTATGCAGAAAGCCTGAAGAACGTACACTAGCCAGCCATCTTTAG
- the LOC129876106 gene encoding V-type proton ATPase subunit B2-like isoform X2 yields the protein MGKTQNNIDMEEGTLEVGMEYRTVSGVAGPLVILEKVKGPKYQEIVNIRLGDGTARRGQVLEVDGEKAVVQVFEGTSGIDNKYTTVQFTGEVLKTPVSLDMLGRIFNGSGKPIDNGPPILPEAYRDISGNSINPSERTYPEEMIQTGISTIDVMNSIARGQKIPLFSAAGLPHNEIAAQICRQAGLVKRLEKSENLLEDSEADNFAIVFAAMGVNMETAQFFKRDFEENGSMERVTLFLNLANDPTIERIITPRIALTTAEYLAYECGKHVLVILTDMSSYADALREVSAAREEVPGRRGYPGYMYTDLATIYERAGRIEGRTGSITQIPILTMPNDDITHPTPDLTGYITEGQIYIDRQLHNRQIYPPINVLPSLSRLMKSAIGEGMTRRDHADVSNQLYANYAIGKDVQAMKAVVGEEALSSEDLLYLEFLDKFERKFVSQGAYDTRNIFQSLDLAWTLLRIFPRELLHRIPAKTLDQYYSRDASN from the exons ATGGGTAAAACACAAAACAATATTGACATGGAGGAAGGAACCCTGGAGGTTGGAATGG AATATAGGACTGTCTCTGGTGTTGCTGGACCACTGGTTATCCTTGAAAAAGTTAAG GGACCTAAGTACCAGGAGATTGTTAATATTCGTTTGGGAGATGGAACAGCCCGACGTGGACAAGTTCTGGAAGTTGATGGGGAAAAAGCTGTTGTTCAG GTTTTTGAAGGAACATCTGGAATTGACAACAAATACACAACTGTGCAGTTTACTGGGGAG GTTTTGAAGACACCCGTCTCACTGGATATGCTAGGACGCATATTTAATGGTTCTGGAAAGCCAATTGACAATGGTCCTCCTATTTTACCCGAAGCTTACAGGGATATTTCTGGCAA TTCTATCAACCCCAGTGAGAGAACATATCCTGAAGAGATGATACAGACAGGAATTTCAACAATTGATGTCATGAATTCAATTGCTAGAGGGCAGAAAATTCCTCTTTTCTCTGCTGCCGGTCTTCCTCATAATGAAATCGCAGCTCAGATCTGCCGACAAGCTGGTTTGGTGAAGAGGTTGGAGAAATCTGAAAATCTTCTTGAG GACAGTGAAGCGGACAATTTTGCCATAGTCTTTGCAGCTATGGGAGTCAACATGGAAACCGCACAATTTTTCAAACGCGATTTTGAGGAAAATGGATCCATGGAGAGAGTGACGCTTTTCTTAAACCTG GCAAATGATCCTACAATAGAACGTATCATTACTCCCAGGATTGCTCTGACAACTGCAGAATATCTAGCATACGAATGTGGGAAGCATGTTCTTGTCATTTTAACTGATATGAGTTCATATGCTGATGCTCTGCGTGAG GTATCTGCTGCCCGAGAAGAAGTGCCTGGAAGGCGTGGATATCCTGGTTATATGTATACTGATCTGGCAACGATTTATGAACGAGCTGGGCGTATTGAGGGACGGACGGGCTCCATCACGCAAATTCCGATTCTAACCATGCCAAATGATG ATATTACGCATCCAACTCCAGATCTTACAGGTTATATCACTGAAggacaaatatatatagaccGACAGCTTCATAACCGACAG ATATATCCTCCAATCAATGTACTTCCGTCCTTATCTCGGCTGATGAAG AGTGCCATTGGTGAGGGTATGACTAGGAGGGATCATGCTGATGTATCCAACCAG TTGTACGCAAATTATGCCATTGGAAAAGATGTCCAGGCAATGAAAGCTGTGGTTGGAGAAGAAGCACTTTCTTCTGAGGACTTG CTTTACTTAGAGTTCCTCGACAAATTTgagaggaagtttgtctctcaAGGAGCTTATGACACCCGCAATATATTCCAGTCGCTTGATTTAGCTTGGACACTTCTTCGCATCTTCCCCCGCGAGCTTTTGCATCGTATCCCAGCAAAGACCCTGGATCAGTATTACAGCCGTGATGCATCTAATTGA
- the LOC129876106 gene encoding V-type proton ATPase subunit B2-like isoform X1, whose translation MGKTQNNIDMEEGTLEVGMEYRTVSGVAGPLVILEKVKGPKYQEIVNIRLGDGTARRGQVLEVDGEKAVVQVFEGTSGIDNKYTTVQFTGEVLKTPVSLDMLGRIFNGSGKPIDNGPPILPEAYRDISGSSINPSERTYPEEMIQTGISTIDVMNSIARGQKIPLFSAAGLPHNEIAAQICRQAGLVKRLEKSENLLEDSEADNFAIVFAAMGVNMETAQFFKRDFEENGSMERVTLFLNLANDPTIERIITPRIALTTAEYLAYECGKHVLVILTDMSSYADALREVSAAREEVPGRRGYPGYMYTDLATIYERAGRIEGRTGSITQIPILTMPNDDITHPTPDLTGYITEGQIYIDRQLHNRQIYPPINVLPSLSRLMKSAIGEGMTRRDHADVSNQLYANYAIGKDVQAMKAVVGEEALSSEDLLYLEFLDKFERKFVSQGAYDTRNIFQSLDLAWTLLRIFPRELLHRIPAKTLDQYYSRDASN comes from the exons ATGGGTAAAACACAAAACAATATTGACATGGAGGAAGGAACCCTGGAGGTTGGAATGG AATATAGGACTGTCTCTGGTGTTGCTGGACCACTGGTTATCCTTGAAAAAGTTAAG GGACCTAAGTACCAGGAGATTGTTAATATTCGTTTGGGAGATGGAACAGCCCGACGTGGACAAGTTCTGGAAGTTGATGGGGAAAAAGCTGTTGTTCAG GTTTTTGAAGGAACATCTGGAATTGACAACAAATACACAACTGTGCAGTTTACTGGGGAG GTTTTGAAGACACCCGTCTCACTGGATATGCTAGGACGCATATTTAATGGTTCTGGAAAGCCAATTGACAATGGTCCTCCTATTTTACCCGAAGCTTACAGGGATATTTCTG GGAGTTCTATCAACCCCAGTGAGAGAACATATCCTGAAGAGATGATACAGACAGGAATTTCAACAATTGATGTCATGAATTCAATTGCTAGAGGGCAGAAAATTCCTCTTTTCTCTGCTGCCGGTCTTCCTCATAATGAAATCGCAGCTCAGATCTGCCGACAAGCTGGTTTGGTGAAGAGGTTGGAGAAATCTGAAAATCTTCTTGAG GACAGTGAAGCGGACAATTTTGCCATAGTCTTTGCAGCTATGGGAGTCAACATGGAAACCGCACAATTTTTCAAACGCGATTTTGAGGAAAATGGATCCATGGAGAGAGTGACGCTTTTCTTAAACCTG GCAAATGATCCTACAATAGAACGTATCATTACTCCCAGGATTGCTCTGACAACTGCAGAATATCTAGCATACGAATGTGGGAAGCATGTTCTTGTCATTTTAACTGATATGAGTTCATATGCTGATGCTCTGCGTGAG GTATCTGCTGCCCGAGAAGAAGTGCCTGGAAGGCGTGGATATCCTGGTTATATGTATACTGATCTGGCAACGATTTATGAACGAGCTGGGCGTATTGAGGGACGGACGGGCTCCATCACGCAAATTCCGATTCTAACCATGCCAAATGATG ATATTACGCATCCAACTCCAGATCTTACAGGTTATATCACTGAAggacaaatatatatagaccGACAGCTTCATAACCGACAG ATATATCCTCCAATCAATGTACTTCCGTCCTTATCTCGGCTGATGAAG AGTGCCATTGGTGAGGGTATGACTAGGAGGGATCATGCTGATGTATCCAACCAG TTGTACGCAAATTATGCCATTGGAAAAGATGTCCAGGCAATGAAAGCTGTGGTTGGAGAAGAAGCACTTTCTTCTGAGGACTTG CTTTACTTAGAGTTCCTCGACAAATTTgagaggaagtttgtctctcaAGGAGCTTATGACACCCGCAATATATTCCAGTCGCTTGATTTAGCTTGGACACTTCTTCGCATCTTCCCCCGCGAGCTTTTGCATCGTATCCCAGCAAAGACCCTGGATCAGTATTACAGCCGTGATGCATCTAATTGA